In Miscanthus floridulus cultivar M001 chromosome 5, ASM1932011v1, whole genome shotgun sequence, one genomic interval encodes:
- the LOC136451587 gene encoding UDP-glycosyltransferase TURAN-like, translated as MADGAFCVTKAMQHELAQNWGIRATVLYDQSPDFFHPASLMEKHGLFSRLGNSICSAMGNADCISVASIGGSVEPCRRVAGIARRAIPTWTVAGIARWGVPPLTVTVSRLRSRFYVLNL; from the exons ATGGCTGATGGTGCCTTTTGTGTTACAAAAGCAATGCAGCATGAGCTTGCTCAAAATTGGGGAATCAG GGCGACAGTTCTTTATGATCAATCTCCTGATTTTTTCCACCCTGCTTCATTGATGGAGAAACATGGg TTGTTTAGCAGGCTAGGGAATTCCATCTGTAGTGCTATGGGCAATGCTGATTGCATATCAGTGG catcaatcgggggcagcgtcgaaccatgtcgaagggtcgccggcatcgcacgtcgggccatccccacctggaccgtcgccgggatcgcacgctGGGGCGTCCCACCCCTCACAGTCACCGTGAGCCGCCTTCGGAGTCGTTTTTatgtattgaacttgtga